In bacterium, a genomic segment contains:
- the tig gene encoding trigger factor: MKTELTHVSDVKKRLTVEVPASDVTAVYETLVRRHRRNMSIPGFRPGHAPLELVQTRLGAALDHEAAEEIVEQFGRDACGQEGLKAVWTGIDLPEGTEHLPHPTRGQDYSFALNVEVVPTVEPHDYVGVDVPRPAVEISDEDVEKELDGLRRIKGELVDVIDRPSAAEDYVGVVLEGKVGDEVIVPGEFQVIQVGDEKNLPEFNAVLTGRKTDDEVAFTVDYATENADPKFGGKTVAYKGTVKAVKRMELPPLDEAFAKALGGEEATLDTLRGRLREGLTARKTAEADDVARRHLAEKLLDAHPFDVPDALVEGELREALDRLGRRLASQGVDVEKLEIDWNKVIETERERARLTVREALLLDAIADKEAEHVVVSPEDVEATVQRMSRDMNQPVGKVRQFLAKEGRMSSLQRELRRSKCLDWLLAQSHII; this comes from the coding sequence ATGAAGACGGAACTGACCCACGTGTCCGATGTCAAGAAGCGCCTGACGGTCGAAGTGCCGGCGTCCGACGTGACCGCCGTCTACGAGACCCTCGTCCGCCGCCACCGCCGCAACATGAGCATCCCCGGGTTCCGTCCCGGACACGCGCCGCTGGAACTGGTGCAGACGCGCCTCGGCGCCGCGCTCGACCACGAGGCGGCGGAGGAGATCGTCGAGCAGTTCGGGCGCGACGCCTGCGGCCAGGAAGGGCTCAAGGCCGTCTGGACCGGCATCGACCTCCCCGAGGGGACGGAGCACCTGCCGCATCCGACGCGCGGCCAGGACTACTCCTTCGCGCTGAACGTCGAGGTCGTGCCGACCGTCGAGCCGCACGACTACGTCGGCGTGGACGTCCCGCGTCCCGCCGTCGAGATTTCCGACGAGGACGTGGAGAAGGAGCTCGACGGGCTGCGCCGGATCAAGGGCGAGCTGGTGGACGTGATCGACCGCCCGAGCGCCGCCGAAGACTACGTCGGCGTCGTGCTCGAGGGGAAGGTCGGCGACGAAGTCATCGTCCCCGGCGAGTTCCAGGTCATCCAGGTCGGCGACGAGAAGAACCTGCCCGAGTTCAACGCCGTCCTGACCGGCCGCAAGACGGACGACGAGGTCGCCTTCACGGTGGACTACGCCACCGAGAACGCCGACCCGAAGTTCGGCGGCAAGACCGTCGCCTACAAGGGCACGGTCAAGGCGGTCAAGCGGATGGAGCTCCCGCCGCTCGACGAGGCGTTCGCCAAGGCGCTCGGCGGCGAGGAGGCGACGCTGGACACGCTGCGCGGGCGGCTCCGCGAGGGGCTGACGGCGCGCAAGACCGCCGAGGCCGACGACGTCGCGCGGCGCCACCTGGCCGAGAAGCTGCTCGATGCCCACCCGTTCGACGTGCCGGACGCGCTCGTCGAAGGGGAGCTGCGCGAGGCGCTCGACCGGCTCGGCCGCCGGCTCGCGTCGCAGGGCGTGGACGTCGAGAAGCTCGAGATCGACTGGAACAAGGTGATCGAGACCGAACGCGAGCGCGCGCGCCTCACCGTGCGCGAGGCGCTGCTGCTCGACGCGATCGCCGACAAGGAAGCGGAGCACGTCGTCGTCTCGCCGGAGGACGTCGAGGCGACGGTGCAGCGGATGTCGCGCGACATGAACCAGCCGGTCGGCAAGGTTCGTCAGTTCCTCGCCAAGGAGGGACGGATGTCCTCCTTGCAGCGGGAGCTGCGCCGGTCCAAGTGCCTTGACTGGCTTTTGGCCCAGTCTCATATTATTTGA
- the clpP gene encoding ATP-dependent Clp endopeptidase proteolytic subunit ClpP has protein sequence MALIPIVVEQSARGERAWDIYSRLLKDHIIFLLSDPMSGITDDIANVIIAQLLFLEAEDPDRDISLYINNPGGSVTAGLAIYDTMQFVRPDVATLCIGQAASMAAVLLAAGAKGKRTALPHARIMIHQPMGGARGQATDIEIQAREILRLKERLNEILVRHTGQDMDSIKRDTDRDNFMSADEARAYGLIDQVIERRGA, from the coding sequence ATGGCGCTGATCCCGATCGTCGTCGAACAATCCGCCCGCGGCGAACGCGCGTGGGACATCTACTCGCGTCTGCTGAAGGACCACATCATCTTCCTGCTTTCGGACCCCATGTCCGGCATCACCGACGACATCGCGAACGTGATCATCGCCCAGCTGCTGTTCCTCGAGGCCGAAGATCCGGACCGCGACATCAGCCTCTACATCAACAACCCGGGCGGCTCCGTCACGGCGGGGCTCGCCATCTACGACACCATGCAGTTCGTCCGTCCCGACGTCGCCACGCTGTGCATCGGCCAGGCGGCGTCGATGGCGGCCGTCCTTCTCGCGGCCGGCGCGAAGGGGAAGCGCACCGCGCTCCCCCACGCGCGGATCATGATTCACCAGCCGATGGGCGGCGCGCGCGGCCAGGCGACGGACATCGAAATCCAGGCCCGCGAAATCCTGCGCCTCAAGGAGCGGCTCAACGAGATCCTCGTGCGCCACACCGGCCAGGACATGGACAGCATCAAGCGGGACACCGACCGCGACAACTTCATGTCGGCCGACGAGGCTCGCGCCTACGGGCTGATCGACCAAGTCATCGAACGCCGCGGGGCCTGA